Below is a genomic region from Methanolobus sediminis.
GGTCAACATCTGCCTCATTGATCTTTTCAACATCATCCTGATATCTTCTTTGAATAAGGATCATAGGAATTACCCGATTAAAATATAGCAATGCTCAAAAGATAACCATTTCCATCTACTGCAAATATAAGAGCAATTACAACAGTTCACATCAGTAATTTTGCAAGTAAAGGAGCCAGGAACACGGTTATAAGCCCTGCAATCCCGATTGCAAGACCACTCATTGCACCCTCTGTCTCACCAAGCTCAACAGCCTTTGTTGTTCCAAGAGCATGTGATGAAGTTCCGATAGCCACACCAAGAGCCACCTTATCTTCGATCCTGAACAACTTACACACCATAGGTCCGAGCAATACACCTGCAATACCTGTGAAAACTATTGCAGCCACGGTAACTGAAGGCAAACCTCCAAGCTGATTGGAAATTTCAATTCCAATTGGTGTTGTAACTGATTTTGGAATAAGGGAAACACTGAGTATCTCATCAAGTCCGAACATCTTGCACATAACAATGATACTTGTAATACCTGCTGCTGAACCAATACTTATTCCGGCAATGATCGGAATAACATTCTCCTTCAGCAAACTTATCTTGCGGTACAAAGGAACTGCAAGAATGACAGTCGCAGGTCCAAGGAAGAATGATATGAACTGTCCGCCATTATTATAGTCATCAAAACTTATGTGGAAGCTTAGAAGCAGGGCTATTATCATAAACATGCTGAGAACCAGCGGGTTCAGCAGAGGTGAGCCGGTCCTTTTGTAAATCTGGGCACCTGCATAAAATGTCACCAGGGAAATCCCGATGCCAAACACAGGAGACTGTACAAACTCAGATATAAGTTCACTCAACGGACTGCCTCCTTTTGATAAGTATCTGCACCGTTGCACCGGTGATGACTGCAATTATGAAGGTCGAGACCACAGAAATTATAAAAAGCGCAGTCCATTTTCCTTCAAGTACTGTGAAACAGGTAATGAATCCTACTGCAGCCGGGATGAAGAAAAATGAAAGGTGTTTTAGCAGGAAATTGCTAACATCCTCTATCATGGAGAGCTTGATAACTCCTGTGAGCAGAAGTACCAGAAGCAAGACCATTCCCAGAACATTTCCTGGAATCGGGATGTGAGAGAAACTGTGGATCAGGTCACCAAGATAGCATATTGCTAAGATGATGGCGAACTGGATGATGTATTTCATTTAAGGTCACTTGCGTTTTTAAGTATTCATTACAAACTGCATTCATCGCAGCCTGATGGAATGCTATAAAGTCAGTCGCAGATATTAGCGTTTTCGGTTCACATGCCGTGGCTACAAGTTTCAAAGATTTATAAGAATGAACGGGTAATGAAATACAAATGATAAAGGAACAGGTTTGTCACCTGTTTTCAAATCATCTCCTGTTTCCAAATTTGGAAGGTGGTGATCCACTCTTTTTACCTTGACTAGACTTATTCTGCCTGGAAGAACTACTATTGCTTCCTGAATTGTGGGATTGGACAGATTTTGCCTTCATGCTCCTTTTTGGCTTGTTACTGCCTGAACCATTTGGTGCAGATTTAGGTGCGGATTTAGGTGCAGATTTTCCGGAGCTGGTGTCATTGCCTGCATTGTTACCCTTGCCTTGACTGTTGCCACTGCTTTTCCTGCCGCCTTTGTCTTCACCTTTTTTACCTCTTCCCTGGCCTCTTTTATTACCTGGGTTTCCCCCTGGTCTTCCAAATTGTCTTGGTGCAGGTTTTGCATCGTCACCTGTGGCATTCATAGCTTTCTCGGAATGGTAGTCATGCTCTGCAACTTCAATTTCCATTCTGATGAGCTTCTCTATATCACGGAGGAAATCTCGCTCATCAGCAGCACAGAATGAGAATGCTGTTCCGTCGGCTCCTGCTCTTGCTGTACGGCCGATACGGTGGACATAGCTTTCAGAGATGTTTGGCAGGTCGTAGTTGATTACGTGGGAAATGTCATCAATATCGATTCCACGGGCTGCAATATCCGTTGCCACCAGCACACGAAGCTGTCCTGACCTGAAGTCCTGAAGAGCTTTTGTCCTGTGTGTCTGGGACTTGTTGCCATGAATTGCATCAGCAGAGATCTTGTTCTTGTTAAGCATCTGGGCGACTTTGTTAGCCCTGTGTTTTGTTCTGGTAAATACTAGGACACATTCCAAATGTTTACTTCTGAGGAGCTGAAGTATCAACTCGTTCTTGTCCTCAGAATCAACAAAGAATATGAACTGGTCTATGCGCTCTACAGTTGTTGCCTGAGGAGTGACTTCAACTGTTACAGGACTTGTCAGCATTTTCTTTGCAAGCTTTGAAATATCATGTGACATTGTTGCCGAGAAGAAAAGTGACTGTCTCTTGTATGGCAGCATTTCAACTATTTTATAGACATCTTTGACAAATCCCATGTCAAGCATCCTGTCAGCCTCATCAAGCACGAAATACTCGACCTCTGAGAGATTTACATGTCCCTGATCCACAAGGTCAAGTAAGCGTCCGGGTGTTGCTACAAGGGAATCTACACCCTTTGAAATAGCTTTTACTTGGGGAGCCTGTCCTACGCCTCCAAAAATGACTGCATGTTTGAACTGAGTGTATTTTCCGTATGTTGAAAAACTGTCCCCAATCTGCGCTGCAAGTTCCCTTGTTGGTGCCAGTACCAGTACGCGTGGACTTCCCCTTCGTGTCTTTTTGTGAGTACCTGACATGTTGTGCAGAATTGGTAATATGAATGAAGCGGTTTTGCCAGTACCTGTCTGGGCAATACCTATCATGTCCTTTCCACCAAGAAGATGTGGTATGGACTGCTGCTGTATGGGTGTAGGGGTTGTGTACCCTTCCTCTTTTAATGCGCGTTGAAGCGGGTAAATTAGATTAAGATCATCAAATGACATGTGAACCTCGGTTGCATTAAGTAGAATTAGTGTGCGACATATAGCGTCTGCAATATAAAACTCGTACTATCTGTAAATTTATCGATTATGATTTTATTCTACACAAACGATATCAACAAAGTTAAACAGTCAAAATCTTAAGAGAAAATGTGAATGTTAACTTCAATAATTTATCTGAAAAATTGTATGGTGCTCCGGCCGGGATTCGAACCCGAGTCTTCGGCTCGAAAGGCCGGAATGATTGGCCGGACTACACTACCGGAGCACGTTGATTTCGCTTTAGTGAAGCGACTCCAACATGGCATATATTGTATATAAACCTTTCGCCTGAATCAACACATTTCACCTGTTTCGGCATTGTCATTGAGATTTTCAACCCATGCAGTAAGCTTTCCACAGGTTTCAGGCTGACATGCATCCCTGCATCCTGCACAAGGTGAGAACATTTCTCCTGATAACAGGAGATCGAAGCAGGGCTTCTCCTCTTCCTTGACTTTCAGAAGGTAAGTCCTGGCTCCATTCGAGACAGCCTGCTCACGGGTGATAAGATTATCATCGAGAAGTTTAGAAACGACCCTGGAGCATTTACGACTATCAATCTCAAGCATCTTCCAGAGCTCGTTCTGGAAAACGCCTTCTTTGCTGTCACGAATAAGATTGTATGCAGTCTCTTCGATACTCATACTAGTTTCCACTGAGAGTTTATTCTTCCATAGGAACAACAAGAATGATATTGTTTCCACGCAACACAACTGAACCAAGGGAACGCAGACGCTCACCGTTTGCGACCTCTACAGTATCGACCATATGGAGATTCATATAATCGTCTGCACTTTTTAAAGTTCCTTCGAGAAGGTGAAGGTCACCTTTCATCTCTACCTGGACCTTGGATCCAACTAATTTCTGGACTTTCTTACTTGGGAACAAAATTAATCCTCTCTTTCATTTAGAATTTCAGGAATATATGGTATTTCGCATCTTAATTTAATGCAAATATGCCAGATTTATCACTGACTTTCTCCATATGAAATCTTTAGATATAAAAGAGTGTTCCTATGATATATAAACAACATCGTATTAACCTTCAGGAAACATCAAACCTGGAGAAAAAAATGTGTTGGTCCATTTATTCTATTTAAAATTATCTACATATCAATTGATTTATTACTTGATTTTTCAAAACTGATCTGTAATCAGCAATAAAAACAAATGCCTGATCAAGAAGTTTAATATGTGCATTCTTTACAGAGCAAATATTATAAGCAACCGAAGATTCCATTTAAAATAGATTTAAGATATAATCTTGATAATGGAATTTGGTAAGTTACGGTTAACGGCGTGAACATATATTTAAAATTTAAAACCAAGCCGAGAGTAATTGCATTCAACTGGCAAAGCATTTCCCCCAAGCCAAATGAGGACCAAAATTTTATACTAGCAAAGCAAAACAATAAAAGGGAAATTACAATGAAAGCCGAATTGATAAGTACGGTGTTCCTATCGGAAAAGAGAAAAAACACTCTCCTGATGTTAATGGACGGTCCAGCTACAGTCGATGAGATAAAAGATTCTCTTACAGGAACCACCAGTGCAATTATGGCTCAGGTAAAGATCCTTTATGAACAGGGGCTCATTGAGCAAAAAGAAGGAAAATACATGTTAACATGTATTGGAAAAATAGTAATGAAAAAAATAAAGCCCCTTATAGAGACAC
It encodes:
- a CDS encoding LrgB family protein, whose protein sequence is MSELISEFVQSPVFGIGISLVTFYAGAQIYKRTGSPLLNPLVLSMFMIIALLLSFHISFDDYNNGGQFISFFLGPATVILAVPLYRKISLLKENVIPIIAGISIGSAAGITSIIVMCKMFGLDEILSVSLIPKSVTTPIGIEISNQLGGLPSVTVAAIVFTGIAGVLLGPMVCKLFRIEDKVALGVAIGTSSHALGTTKAVELGETEGAMSGLAIGIAGLITVFLAPLLAKLLM
- a CDS encoding CidA/LrgA family protein, whose product is MKYIIQFAIILAICYLGDLIHSFSHIPIPGNVLGMVLLLVLLLTGVIKLSMIEDVSNFLLKHLSFFFIPAAVGFITCFTVLEGKWTALFIISVVSTFIIAVITGATVQILIKRRQSVE
- a CDS encoding DEAD/DEAH box helicase, with product MSFDDLNLIYPLQRALKEEGYTTPTPIQQQSIPHLLGGKDMIGIAQTGTGKTASFILPILHNMSGTHKKTRRGSPRVLVLAPTRELAAQIGDSFSTYGKYTQFKHAVIFGGVGQAPQVKAISKGVDSLVATPGRLLDLVDQGHVNLSEVEYFVLDEADRMLDMGFVKDVYKIVEMLPYKRQSLFFSATMSHDISKLAKKMLTSPVTVEVTPQATTVERIDQFIFFVDSEDKNELILQLLRSKHLECVLVFTRTKHRANKVAQMLNKNKISADAIHGNKSQTHRTKALQDFRSGQLRVLVATDIAARGIDIDDISHVINYDLPNISESYVHRIGRTARAGADGTAFSFCAADERDFLRDIEKLIRMEIEVAEHDYHSEKAMNATGDDAKPAPRQFGRPGGNPGNKRGQGRGKKGEDKGGRKSSGNSQGKGNNAGNDTSSGKSAPKSAPKSAPNGSGSNKPKRSMKAKSVQSHNSGSNSSSSRQNKSSQGKKSGSPPSKFGNRR
- a CDS encoding helix-turn-helix transcriptional regulator, producing the protein MSIEETAYNLIRDSKEGVFQNELWKMLEIDSRKCSRVVSKLLDDNLITREQAVSNGARTYLLKVKEEEKPCFDLLLSGEMFSPCAGCRDACQPETCGKLTAWVENLNDNAETGEMC
- a CDS encoding LSM domain-containing protein produces the protein MFPSKKVQKLVGSKVQVEMKGDLHLLEGTLKSADDYMNLHMVDTVEVANGERLRSLGSVVLRGNNIILVVPMEE